One window of Sporocytophaga myxococcoides DSM 11118 genomic DNA carries:
- a CDS encoding formylglycine-generating enzyme family protein: MNTYRTILPFLLLLLFSACQNGNTQKKDVQIEQQKSSQIKAESKMVWIPGGKFNMGSDNPDFPDAQPLHEVTVDGFYMDEHEVTNAEFAKFVEATHYVTVAEQPLNPKDYPGVPSDQLVPGSAVFTPPNGQVHLDDALQWWTYVHGATWNHPFGPSSSIKGKENEPVVHVCYEDAVAYAKWAGKRLPTEAEWEFAAQGGKGNNKFYWGNELKPNGKWKANIYQGSFPDNNTLEDGYAGVAPVKTFPANPYGLYDMEGNVWEWCSDYYRPDYFGKSPKVNPKGPEDSFDPDEPTAVKRVQKGGSFLCSDQYCIRYKSGSRGKGEITSASNNLGFRCVKDKTAADKN, translated from the coding sequence ATGAATACATACAGAACCATACTTCCCTTTTTACTCCTCCTTCTATTTTCTGCTTGCCAGAATGGTAATACACAAAAGAAAGATGTTCAGATCGAGCAACAAAAATCCTCTCAGATAAAGGCTGAATCAAAAATGGTTTGGATACCTGGAGGTAAGTTTAATATGGGCTCTGATAACCCTGATTTTCCTGATGCTCAGCCTTTGCATGAAGTAACAGTAGATGGATTTTACATGGACGAACATGAAGTTACAAATGCTGAGTTTGCAAAGTTTGTCGAAGCCACACATTATGTAACTGTTGCTGAACAACCTTTAAATCCCAAAGATTATCCTGGTGTTCCTTCTGATCAGCTGGTTCCAGGATCAGCAGTATTTACGCCTCCAAACGGACAAGTACACCTGGATGATGCATTGCAGTGGTGGACATATGTTCACGGTGCAACCTGGAATCATCCTTTCGGTCCATCATCTTCTATTAAAGGAAAGGAAAATGAACCTGTTGTTCATGTTTGCTATGAAGATGCTGTAGCATATGCAAAATGGGCAGGAAAGAGACTACCAACTGAAGCAGAGTGGGAATTCGCAGCACAAGGAGGAAAAGGTAATAATAAATTTTATTGGGGTAATGAATTAAAACCAAATGGAAAATGGAAAGCCAATATTTATCAAGGAAGCTTTCCTGATAACAATACCCTTGAAGATGGCTATGCCGGTGTCGCACCAGTGAAGACTTTTCCTGCAAATCCATATGGTTTATATGACATGGAGGGAAATGTTTGGGAGTGGTGCAGTGATTACTATCGCCCTGATTATTTTGGAAAGAGTCCTAAAGTAAATCCTAAAGGACCTGAGGATAGCTTTGATCCTGATGAACCAACAGCAGTTAAACGTGTTCAAAAAGGAGGTTCATTTCTATGCAGTGATCAGTATTGCATAAGATATAAAAGCGGTAGCAGAGGCAAAGGAGAGATTACAAGTGCTTCTAATAATCTTGGCTTCAGATGCGTGAAAGATAAGACTGCAGCAGATAAAAATTAA
- a CDS encoding sulfatase family protein has protein sequence MSRVNIGLIFTILSLLSNALFAGPGKKEKQNQPNILFILSDDHSVPFLGCYGYPIKTPNLDKLAKEGILYKRANTTAPQCVLSRAAIMTGRSTLDIRMTRFTAPLSADFVSYPELLRKGGYYTGISGRNFHLNGARNTAVSDEVFDKYNLETFKNRVDYLKTTGNIDSIYYQYNDFLNKVPKGKPFFLQLGYTDPHRIFNAKEFEPDPDTIKVPEGWPDTKLLRKDFAGYLGEIQRLDHEVGKVFEELKRRGLDKKTLVVFMGDNGGALVRGKGTLYNTGLNIPLIMRHPDLIKPGQVSNILVSGEDIAPTILQVAGIAAPKEFTGVSVAPSFQGKPFQAHEYIYAVRGAHGSGLPTNTAHFDLGRTIISDRYKLIYNALWQLPYYPVDFSGQPFWLELQQLHNEGKLEEKWDKLLFSERRSMFELFDEQADPNEFNNLAGKPEYKEIEEKLKGKLQEWMILNEDYLPLPVAPRPK, from the coding sequence ATGAGTAGAGTTAATATAGGCTTAATTTTTACAATTTTAAGTTTATTATCAAATGCCCTATTTGCAGGGCCTGGAAAAAAGGAAAAGCAAAATCAACCAAACATATTATTCATTTTATCAGATGACCATAGCGTACCTTTCCTGGGATGCTATGGTTATCCAATAAAAACTCCTAACCTGGATAAACTTGCCAAAGAAGGTATACTATATAAAAGGGCTAATACAACAGCACCTCAATGTGTACTTTCAAGAGCAGCGATCATGACTGGAAGATCCACACTCGATATTCGTATGACGCGCTTTACTGCACCATTATCTGCAGATTTTGTTTCATATCCTGAATTATTAAGAAAGGGTGGTTATTACACAGGTATATCCGGAAGAAACTTTCATTTAAATGGAGCAAGAAATACAGCAGTATCAGATGAAGTGTTTGATAAATATAACCTGGAGACTTTTAAGAATCGTGTTGATTATTTAAAGACTACGGGAAATATTGATAGTATTTATTATCAGTATAATGACTTTCTTAATAAAGTTCCTAAAGGAAAGCCATTTTTTCTTCAGCTGGGCTATACAGATCCTCACAGAATTTTTAATGCTAAAGAGTTCGAACCAGATCCCGATACTATTAAAGTGCCTGAAGGATGGCCTGATACCAAGCTGTTAAGGAAAGACTTCGCCGGATACCTTGGAGAAATTCAGCGTCTTGATCACGAAGTAGGAAAAGTTTTTGAAGAACTAAAAAGGAGAGGACTGGATAAGAAGACATTGGTTGTATTTATGGGGGACAACGGTGGAGCACTTGTCAGGGGGAAAGGTACATTGTACAATACAGGTTTAAATATTCCTTTGATCATGCGTCATCCTGACCTTATTAAACCAGGACAGGTAAGCAATATCTTAGTGTCAGGTGAAGATATTGCTCCGACTATCTTACAAGTTGCAGGCATTGCAGCACCAAAAGAATTTACTGGAGTGAGTGTTGCTCCTTCATTCCAAGGCAAGCCTTTCCAGGCACATGAATACATTTATGCTGTTAGAGGTGCTCATGGTTCAGGCCTTCCGACTAATACTGCCCACTTCGACCTTGGCAGGACAATCATTTCTGATAGATATAAATTGATCTACAATGCATTATGGCAATTGCCTTATTATCCTGTAGATTTCTCCGGTCAGCCTTTCTGGCTTGAGCTTCAGCAACTTCATAATGAAGGGAAGCTGGAAGAAAAATGGGATAAACTTTTATTCTCAGAGAGGAGATCAATGTTTGAGCTTTTTGATGAGCAGGCTGATCCGAATGAGTTCAACAATCTGGCAGGAAAGCCTGAGTATAAAGAAATCGAAGAAAAACTTAAAGGCAAACTTCAGGAGTGGATGATCCTTAATGAAGATTATCTTCCTCTGCCAGTAGCACCGAGACCTAAATAA